The Peribacillus simplex genome contains the following window.
CCGCATATGAGAGAGTACGGCCTGCCGCCCCCTCATCTCCTATGAATAAAGGCAAATTAACACTTACATCGGCAAATGGCGGCACAAGGTCGATCATTTTATTATTCAAGAAACCTGTGCGATGGTCCAAGTAATCCTTGGCCAGAACTTCATTCAGTTCTTCCATTGAACGGGTACGGTAACTGTCGGGACTGATTTTCGGGCTTGGCTGTAACGTAATCCTGGCACGCTCCTTCGAGTCATCAGGTAATGTTGAGCAAACCAGACACAATGGGTCTGGTAAAAATGAGTGCCACGAGCCATTCAGCGTTTTCAAGTTGATGATTGATACACGCCCTTCCGAACAGGCGCGTTCTCCTTTCATCGCCTTCCTTACCTCTGCCCCAATCAGGTGTGCCATCTGCAAAAGGCCTGTGCGTGATGCAGCCGCATCACGATCCATCCCCCCATTTTCCTCCAGCTGTTTGCGGATTTCCCACATTTCTTTTCGATCACGCCCAGCCATGAGATGCCTTTGGTCCGCACATTGTGAGCAGCCAGGAACATCCGGGTGCACCAACGGACCTATCACTCCCTCTCCAAATGAAATGAACCCCCGCAGCCATGGAATGCCCGCTTGCCTTATCACCTCTTCCGCCTTTAAATGGACAGCTGGATTCCAGGCATCTTGCAGCAGAAGGACCATAGCCGTCGTTTGCGGTATTCCTGCCTCGAAATCGGTTTGGCGATTCACCTGATATTGGCCGGACAGGTCCCCATGAACATGGTCGGCCAGCACTCCTTCCCCGACAACCAATACGTCAGTTTTCACCCTGATTCCTCCTCTCGCAAAAGCACCCCAAACACTCCTGCCATTTCTTCCTTCAAGAAAGTTTCCAGTTCTAATTCGAAAACGAAGATTCGCTTCTTATTCTTCTTCAAGACTTGAATGGCGGACTTTAATATCTCGGAATCCCCCGTCACCCCGCACGAAGGAATCACAAGATTCAAGGGCTTTTCTTCCTTAAGAACAGGCGATGCCACTAAATCTGGAGCTGTGAGGCAAATGGTCTGGTTTTGGACTTTCATGACGGCCTTTTGCAACGCGTTCCGTAATGCGATCGTTACATTCAAACCGACAGCTCCGGACCAGCCGTCGCTCGTTCCTGCCCAAACTACCGGGAAACCAGACACTTCCTCACCCAACGCGATGATCGGATCTCCTTGCAGCCGGGTCAACGCTTGTAAATAATACCGGCAGCGTTCATCATCCACCTCTGCCAACTGCACTGCCACAAGATTCTCCTGGTTGAGCTCCTTATTTCCAAACTCTGTATCCAAACTGCTTTGCAACCCACGGCAAGCACATTCAGCAAATGTTTCCCCTGCTCCGACACCGATGGATTCCTTTATTTCGCCTGCTCCTTTAAGCGGAGATAGAGTCGGTACGAGCTGGCTGAGTGTTCGGGATACATATGCTTCAACCCCCGCCAGGCCGGTTTCCCTCCTCGCTTCCTCATGCGTCAGATCTGAACGGATAATATCAGGCAGAAGTTCGGCCGGGCCGGACGACAACGGATCAACAACCTGAACGCGGCATTGAGCCAACGGCAGCTGTTTTAAATCTCCCTCCTCCCAACTATGAAAGATCCCGGATTCCGCCGATGTCAACCGGCTGAAATACATAAACACTTTCCCAGGCTCACCCCTGCCCGATTTCTGTTCGAGCATCTGATCAAAATCTTCAATCCATTTAGCGGCCCCTTTTCCCGTCACCTCCGGATGTGGAATGAATGGATGCCATTTTCCCTCCAATGTTTCCATATCCAACAGATAGAATTGATTGGCTTGTTCTGCTGTAGTAACACCTGTAGCCTCTTTAAACCACTCGAATACCATTATATTGGCTAACATCGCTCCGGCTGTGGAGGAAAAAGAAGCAGACGCCTGATTCTTTTCCAGCACAGTTTGATGTAAACGATGCCACGCTGACTCCCAACACCCCTTGGAATCAGGATGGACAAGCGGACCAGCCATGCCTACTTGATTGATGATCAATGCAGGAAACAGGATCTTTTTCTCTTGCCTGCAAACCGAATGAAGTCCTCTTAACTCCTCTATATCACCCTCTTGTGACACATATAAAATCGTGTCAAAAGGCTGCACGATTTCCTGCCATTCAATCTCTTCTCCCTTTTCAAGCACGACCTCCCCTATGGAAACCTCGTCGTCCGTCTTACGCGCATGCGCCACGATTTCATTCAATCTTTTTCTATTGGTCGGTACCGTGTCCGTAATGAAGATTTGGAATGCGGGCAATCCGGATTCCAACAGCGAGGACACCAATGAAAGGAACAATGGGCCAGAGCCTATGGCCAACGCCTTTTTCTTTCGATAAGTTTCAAAACGGTAAGCCCCGGAATCGCCGCAGCTTTCCAGGAACTCGATTTGTGAAGCATACCTTTCAAGTACTTGATTCCTCAATTGATGGGGACTGTCCTGACTTACATCCCGTACAAACCCATTGCCGTACAAAACCTCGGCAATTTCCATCACCCTGTTCCGGTATGGGCCAGGCAATCCATCCGTCAACTCGCTCAATGTATGGTTTCCGTTGAACATCGGTAATAGCTTTTCAATCCACTGGACGATCGAGCCGCCCTCCATACGGAACGAACTTATGTTATTCCTGAAATACACACCTCTATTCGGTTCCGGAAGAAAAAACGTATCTCTCTTCACTTTCAAACGCATAGAAGGGGTCAAATTCACCATTCCGCTCCTCCTAACCCGATGCATTTTAAGTACTGCTATTAGCACAGCACTTCACTTTAATCCTATGTACAACAATTTGTCCCTTATGTCTAATGCTATAAAGAAAAGTCCCTGCACATGCAGGGACTTCCTTTAGAAAACCTGGATACTTAACCGCCGCAACGTCCGCAACGACCGCCGCAACCGCCGCAGCGACCACAACCTCCGCAACGGAACCCACAACCTCCACAACCCCCGCAACGACCGAACCCACAGCCCCCAATAAAGCAACCAAGGCAACCAAAACAACCAAAACCGAAACCTAAACCAAACTGACGAGAATCTTCCATTGGTTGCTGATATTGATCCCAAAGAACTGGCTGGCTTACCTGAAAATCGTCTACATTCAACATTTGAAGTTGATTTTGAAACTCATACATTTATATAACCTCCATATATTCATTGAGTGAATACTTATTACAGAAAAGGAAATAGGCTCAAGATAATCTGGGAACCCACACCACATCAAGTACTCCCTTCAACAAAATATGTAAGGGGAGTGGGTATTGCTACTGAAGAAAAAGCCTATTTTCACCAAATACCCATTCACGACGAATGCCTGATTACCATTAAAATACAAATAAAAAAAACAGAAAACCAGAAGGTTACATCCTTCCGGCTTTCATGCACACCTCTTTAAATTAAGGTTCTTACAAGTCACTTGCCTTTTCCTCTTCCTTATTTCAATGGAGGATCATTTATGTATAGCCATATCGATCGGTCGTCAGGATATGCTTAAATGGAAAGTCACCTTAATTCTGCAGTTGTTCATAACGCTTCCAGTTTACTGATTTCTCCAGCACGATAGATATCAATACACCCATTATGAGCCCATTGGTCAAAAAGGGCTGTAAAAGCGTGGGAACGCCCGAAAATGCATTAGGCAAGATATTCATCAAACTCACTCCGACCAATACTGGTACGGCAAGCCTGAATATCGTGTCTGAAGTAAAATGCTGACCCTTGACGCTGTTGAAAGCCGTGCCAAACAGTTGAAGGTAAGCGACGAACAATACAGCATTCCCGACTGTTATGGGCATGGTGGCCAGGAAAGAGATAAAAGGAGGAATGAGTCCGATTATGGTCAACAGCATGCCTCCAAATAAGAACGGCCTCCGCTCATAGATTTGAGTACTTTGCAAAAATCCAATGGATGAAGTAAAAGGTGTATACGGAACAAGGCCAAGCACAGGAGCGAAAATGGTAAAACCGCCAGTCATTAATAAAGAATTTCGATACTGCTTGTGGTCAGCTTCATCCCCCATTAACTCGGATGCAGCTTGAATGGAAGCGAACGTATTACACAAATTCAGTAATCCTGCAAAAAAAGAAATCGCTATTATCCCGAATTCCAGGTTTGGAACACCTAATGGGAAAAATGAAAAAGAGGCACTCGCCGACCCCATTTCTCCCCCAGCCTCAGGAAATAGCAGCGAGTAAAAAATCCACCCCACTATTATCCCGATCAAAATGGAGAAATTGCTAATGGTCCTTGGTCCTTTTATCTTTAATATACTTACTAAAAAGACAATCCCCAATGACAGAATACTGACCGGGATGTTAATTTCCCCATCCTCCGTGATCCCGAGCATCCCCTTAAAAAAGACAAAAATGAGCTGGAACGTCAGAAGGAATAAGTAAACGGTCATGACCATGGGAGTGAAAATCTTCTGGACATAAGAAATCAGGTTGAAGGCAGAAATAATGATGGTCACTACACCAGCTGCAATGAGGCCAGTCGCTATTCCCCCTCCTATTTCAGCATAACCGAGCCCTATGGATGGTGCAGATAACCCTAAATTCAACATCACTCCCCACAGTAGTCCGGAGTGCCCTTCCATAATAGGATACTTATGTCCCTTCCACCCCTGAATCACGCAAGCGATCCCGGTGAAAATGAGCGAGCTTCTCATGGTCATTTCCGTAACATTTGGAGGAAGATCAAAAGCTGCGCCAATCGATATTGGCACTACTACCGTATTTGCAAAAATAAAAAACAACCATTGAAAAGAAGAAAATAGAGTCACAGAAGATCTCCAACTTTTCATAGATTCCATCTCCTTTGAACATGATACTTTTCAAACTCATGGTGAATTTCACTTGTCCTTCCCTTGAAAATGGCGAAAGGACAGCACCATGCTAATAGACGCGGTCCCGGATGGTCCGCTGCTGCATTGCTGGTCACATGATTTATGTCATATGACCTTTGCAGATGCATGAGAAATGATAACGTTCCCAATAATAGTAACAAAGACTGCGGCTCCCTGCTAATTTGTTTGCTTGGATAAAGGATGCAAGGCAGGCAAACAGAGCGTTTTAAAATATAATATTGATAAAGACTGGGAGGGCTAATTCATATAGCCAAAAAAAATCACGTCCACAGCATATAACATATGTAAATAAAAGTACACGGAAGCCGCCAAAAACGAAAAAGGAAATCCGGAAGTATCCAGAGATCCTTAGGTTAGCCTTACAACTCTATTGACTGCTTTTGTTTATACAGTGAACCGGAAACTAAATTCCCCTTGTAAATGACCGCTTTACGTTCAGAACGCCTCGCAACCGCTTCTGCAGAACAGCTCGCGTCAATCAATACTAAGCTTGCAGCATCCCCAGCTTTCGGCCATATTCGGTTACCATTTTCATCTAATGGAGTTTTTCCGCCCGTTATATACCCAAGTGTTCGAGATAGGGAGACTTCATCAATCCATTTGAAGCGTTCCGCCAGCCTGCCGGCTCTCTCTAAGATGTCGCCATTCCCTAGAGGTGACCATACATCAAAGATATTATCATTACCTACTGATACTTCAACCCCTCTTTCATGTAATAAATCGACAGGGGGCATCTGTCTGTTAATGGGGACGCTGGTGACGATGGAAATCCCCGCATCCCTAAGAATGTCAGCCAGCTCATAGGCTTCTTCCTTGGATACGTCCCCTATACCGAACGCATGGCTTAATGCTACCCTGCCTTCCCAGCCTGCTTGCTTGGTCAGAGCTGCCAAACGTTTCATGGTGAACGTGCCCAGGTGGCCGGGATCATGTAAATGCAAGTCCACATCAGCGTCCGCTTCCACTGCTAGATCCATCAATTGCACAAGCGAAGCTTCAATATTGTTATCGACTGATGCTGGATCGACTGCCCCGACGATTCCTGCCCCGTTTCGCAATGCCTCCCTGACAAGCTTGGCAGAACCCGACCGCAACAATCCGTGCTGGGCAAATGCGACGATTTCTGAACTGAGTCTACTAGAATAGCCGGCAAGCGCCTGTTGTACTTGCTCTAAGTTTTGCAATCTCACTTCCGGGTAGATATCAACATGAGTCCGTACATGTGTGGAGCCAGAAGCTAAAAGTATTTCCAGTAAAGACTCTGCACGTTTACATGTGCTAGTTGCAATGGAAGGCAAAACCTTTTTCTCATTTTCAAAGCGTTCAATGACACTCGAGGAAGGAGTGCATGCTCTCCAAGCATCCCCCATCAGTGTTTTATCAAGATGGACATGCTTTTCAATGAAGGAGGGTAATGCCAGCAATCCTTTTGCATCTTCCACTGGTGAATCATTAGGTATGGCTTCCCCATCATTGATAATCTTCGTGATTTTTCCATCCTTCACCAACAGATGAAATAGCCCAGTTATCGTTCCTGTAACTCTTTCATTCTCTTTCCGGTAACCACATTCCAAACGAACATTCTTTAACAAATAGATTGTATTCATGCCCTTCATCCCTTCTTGAAATAGACATTCAATTCGCCTTCAAGGCAGATTCGCAGTCGAGTCCACCGTAAACAAGATTTCCATTGATCATGACTGCAGCGCGCGTCGATCTCCTGGCAACTGCCTCGGCAGCACTTGATGCATCCACAAATACCATACTTGCGTCATTTCCCACATTCGGCCATAAACGATTTCCTTCAGGGTCCAGTGTCTTGACCCCGCCCGTAATGAATTGGAGCGATTGAGACAATCCATACTCGTCCTTCCAGTTGTACCTCTCAGCCAATCTTCCTGCCTTTTCCAGCATATCTCCTGTACCGAATGGAGACCAGGAGTCATAAAAACCATCACATCCGAGAGCAACATGGACACCCTTTTCATGAAGTAAATCAATGGGGGGAATTACCCGGTTTATCGGAACAGTAGACATGATGGCTATTCCTAGGTTTGATAAAATACTGGCCAGTTCATGTGATTCTTCAATAGGGACATCCCCAAGTGCAAAGGCATGACTGACAGCCGCTCTATTTTTCCATCCAGCTTCCTCGATTAAAGAAGCCAGTTTTTTGATCGTATAAAATCCAAGATGACCTGGATCATGTATATGGATATCAATATCCGCATCAAACTCAACGGCTAGATCCACCATTTCATATAGGGAAGCTTCAATATTATTATCCACTCCACCAGGATCCAAGCCTCCCACCAAAGCCGCCCCTTCTTTCATCGCTTGTCTCATTAACCCTTTTGAATTCGTCCTTAGCAGTCCATGCTGGGGGAAAGCCACGATCTCATATGTCATTTTTCCTTTGAAACTACTTAGCGCCTTTTGAATTTCTTCCAAGTTTTTCATACCGATGTATGGGTCAATGTTAACATGCGTCCTTATATGCGTCGCACCGCCTCTTAACAATAGTTCAAGCATCCGTTCAGCCCGGAGTCGCCCAGTTTCAGCAAGTTCAGCAAGCTCTTCCGCTTCTAGTTTTAAGCGTTCCATTAAATTCGGAACCGGAGTGCATGATTTCCAGGGCAGTCCTAAATAGGTCTTGTCCAGATGGTTATGCATCTCTTTAAAAGGAGGAAGTGCAAGCAGCTTTTTCGCGTCTTGAACGGGCATATCCGTTTTCAAAGGCATACTTGAGGCCAATTGCAATTCCTCTATGATCCCATCTTTTATATACATGTTGTATGGAGCTGTCTTTGTTCGAACAATTCTTTCATTCTCAAAAACAAATCCACTATCAAGTGTAACGTTTGTAAGCCAGTATGCTTTATTCATCAAATTTCACTCTCTTTAATAGAAGATTAAACACCTGTCGTCTCGAAAGATGAAATAGATCCGCTAACTACATTGCCCCTGAAGATGACAGCGGCACGCTTTGATCTTCGGGCCACCGCTTCCGCTGAACAGCTTGCTTCAAGCAAAACGATATTCGCCACATCCCCGACATTAGGCCATGCCTTGATCCCGTCTTGGTTTAATGGGGTAGTCCCTCCCGTTATGAATTGCAGGCTTTTAGCTAATGAGCGTTCGTCAATCATGCGAAACCTCTCTGCAAGGCGGCCGACCTTTTCCAGATTGTCCCCAATGCCAAAGGGTGTCCAATGGTCAGTGATGCTGTCATTACCCAGTTCGACTTTCACCCCTTTTTCATGGAGCAGGGGGATGGGGATCGTCCTGAAGATAGGCACTGTGGATGTAATGGATATTCCTGTTTCCGAAAACCTTTCGGCTATACTCGTTGCTTCTGGAACTGAAACATCTGCCAAACCGCTGGCGTGGCTAACCGTTACCCTTCCTTGCCAGCCTGCGTCTTCCGTCATGGAAGCGAGACGTTGCATCGTAAAGAGTCCAAGCTGATCCGGATCATGTAAATGGACATCGATATCGGAATTCGATTCAACCGCGATATCCATGATCGTTTCAAGGGACCGCTCTATATTTTCATCAATTGTGGCGGGATCCACGCCTCCTACAAGATTCGCCCCATACTTCATGGCCTCCCGTAGTAATCCTGCGGAATTTGAGCGTAATAGTCCATGCTGTGGGAATGCGACGATTTCATACGTCAATTTATCCTTATACCCTTCTAACGCTTGAATGGTGGCCTCTAAATTTTTCAGACCTATCACGGGGTCAATGTTACAATGGGTGCGTATATGGGTAGATCCGAAGTCCAATAATAAATCCAGCATTTTTTCTGCTCTTACTTTAGCGGTAGGCAATAACTCGGGAAGTAAGACCTGCTCTTCCTCTATCCGGGTTTTCACGCCATTAATGGCAGGCATGCAAGCCTTCCAAGGTCCGCCATAGTACGTTTTATCAATGTGAATATGCATTTCTTTAAATGAAGGGACCATCAGGAGACCGTGAACATCATGCTGTGGGTCCTGATCTGTTATCGATTCCTTCGCTAATAAAATGGATGATATTATTCCATTTTCAATCTTAATGTGGTAATTTCCCGTTTCAGTACCGGTAATCGTTTCATTTTCATCATAAGTAAAACCATTTTCCAAGCGTACATTCGTCAACCAATACGATTGTGACATTAAACTCACCCTTCCATTCCAGATTGAACATGCGTCCCTTTCATTATAATTCTTAAGATCATCTAATAATTTCAGAATTTTTACTCTTTTTTATGTTATTTTTACTTATTGTGCCAAAGAAAAAAGGCTCACCCTAATGGATGAACCCTTTCTTCTTATCTCCCCATCACTTTATCGTTACTTCATTTATTTCCAGATAGCCTGAAGGACTGATTGAAAACCCTTTTACACCTTTCGAGACTGCGGCAACATTTTCAATGACCCTTACAGGAATATATGGGGTATCACTCATCTCAATCTCTTGTGCTTCTGAGTATAGGTCTTTGCGTTTTTCTTCGTCTTTTTCTTTACGGGCAGCATCTATTAAATTATCAACCTTTGGATTGCTGTAAAAGAAGGTATTTCCAGCCGCTCCCTGTGATTCCGTATGAAATAGATTATATTGATTATAATCGGCATCCCCGGTCGCGTTTCTCCAACTGATGATGAACATTTCCGATTCCCCTTTATTTACTTGTTCAACGAACGAACCGTACTCCATGACCTGAACCTTCAAATGGATCCCGATACCTTTTAACTGTGATTGAAGTACTTCTGCCAAATTAACTCTTTCTTTACTATCCATTGTTAGAATAGTCGCATCAAGACCTTTAGAATAACCAGCTTCAGCCATCAATTTCTTTGCTTCTTTAAGATTGTAATCATAGGTTTTCAGATCAGCGTCGTACCCGAATACCTTAGATCCCATTAAGGAATTTGCCTTTACACCAACATTATTAAAGACACCCTTAATAATGGAATCCATTTCAATGGCATGGGCTATGGCTTTACGAACACGGACATCATTAAACGGTTCTTTATTTACATTAAATCCTATATATTCGGTACCATACCCTTCATTGCGGTAAACATCCATAGCCGCTGAGGATTCTACCTGGTCCATGACAGCTACAGGAAGAGGTTCTGCAATATGTGCTTCTCCCGTTTCTATCATCGATATCCTCGTGGAATCTTCAGGGACGACCTTGAAGATAACTTTGTCCACCTTTGGCTTGTCTCCCCAATAATTTTTGTTTTTCATCAATGTAATTTCTTGGCCTGGTGACCATGAATCAAAAACGAAAGGACCTGTTCCATTCGGCTCTTGGATAATTTTTTTTCCGTACTTTTCAATCGTTTTTGGACTGATGATTCCGCCTTCGTGATTCGCCAAGATGGAAAGCAGCGGGGAAAAAGGTTCCTTCAGAATGAATTGCACGGTATATTCATCAACCGGTTTCACTTCTTTTACCATATCGAATACTACCGCTCTAGGAGAAGCGACCAACGGATCCAATAGTCGATCAAACGTCTTTTTTACTGCAGCTGCATTAAATGGTGTGCCATCATGAAACGTTACATCATGCCTAAGCTTGAACTCCCAGGTCGTGTCATTTATTTGCTTCCATTTTTCGGCCAGCATAGGCTGTATCTCACTATTCTCATCACGCTGGACAAGACCTTCATAGATTTTATGGTGAGTGACGCTAGCGGCGTTAATCGTGGACATGAACTGCTGATCCAAATTCTCGGCGTCGGATAAGCGGGCAATGACCAGTGTACCCCCTTCGTTTGATGCTTTGTTCGGATCACTTGCTGTTGTGCTTACGTCATTGTTAGAAGAACAGCCAGTAATGATGATAACCATGAACATGATTAGGAAAAGCTTTCCTGCCCCACGCTTCAATCCCATGGACTTCGACCTCCAGATTTCATTTTTTGAACACTTATCTAATTATAGGAAATATTCTGACTATTTATTTTGAAAATCTTTACTATGTTTTTCATTTTCTTTACTTGTTTTCGTAAATTGTTTTCTCGCTTTTGCATCGCTTATCGATTCCACGATCTTAAATGATGGCTTAAACAATTCTTTCTCGGGAAGCTTCTGATAATCTCTTTCCAGATATCCTCTTCTCATCTTATCAAAATACTTTTGCCCCTTATATTTGATTTCTTTTAAATCAAGATTGGGGATTTTTTGATCCTTCATGACTACTTTTCCATTTATGATGGATAATTTAACGTCCCTCCCAGACCCACTTACGAACATGGTCCGAATGGGATCATCGATTACGCCCATATGATATCTGTCCAAATCAATCGCAATGATATCAGCTTTTGCCCCTGCTGCAATGCGGCCAAGATCGTTCCTGCCAAGAAAAGCAGCCGCATCAAGTGTGGCTGACCGAAAGAAATCGGCATAGACAGAGCCGTCCGTTTCTCCTTCCACCATCCGTGAGAGCATGCTCCCTATCCTTACGTTCTGGAACATATCCGGAGGGAAGGTGTCCGTTCCAAGGGCTATATTGATCCCAGCCCTTTTATATTTAGCGAATGATTCTAACGCTTCCCCATGCCTCCCGATAATCAGGGGGCAATGAATCACCGTTGTATTCGTTTCTCTTAGCAGCGCCAAGTCATCACCCTGTCCATATTTCGCTCCACTGTATCCTGAAACAAAGTGGGCATGCGGGATCCCTGTTCTTGGACCGAGAAAACCAAGGTCGTACAAATATCTGATTGGTGTAACATGATGGGCCTCCCAGATGGTGTTGAATTCAAAACTTCCTTGTGCGGCATGGAGCTTAATCGGGACATCCAATTTTTCGCTGTAATATTTGATCTGTTTTAATTGCTCTGCCGTTTGGGACTCTATACGTTCTGGAGCGAGCATCCCTCTGACCATGCCTCCATGGGCTCCATCGAATTTTTCTACAAACTCCACCGCTTTTTGCAATCCCGCTTCACCGGCTTTTTCATCCCAATGCAGTTTTATATTTCCGTTAGGCTGGACGACTCTCATTCCTGATTGGAAACTCGGGCCCAGGTAAATCCTTAACCCCAATTCAGCTGCATGTTTTGCCGCAGCTGCCAATTCTTCATAGGTTTCGGCCCAGCTTTTATAAAAAACGGAAGTGATAGGCATGGCCGTCGTCACACCATGAAGAATGAGTTGTGAATAAGCATATAAAGATTTAAAGGATTCTTCTTCCTCGGTCATTAATTCGGGATGTCCGCTTTGTATATGATTCTCTGACCAGAGAAGGTTTTTCTGTCTGTCCGCACCGGCTTCAAAATGTAAAATATCATGGTCAATGTCCCCTAATGCATTTAAATCTATGAACCCAGGACTGATAATGGCGTTACCGGCATCCATTACCTCGTCCACTTCTTCATTGTAATTTTTCCCTACATACAGTATCGTGTCTTTTTCATAAACGATCTCTGCGTTTTCCAAAATGACATGATCGCACCCATCATACCCAATTACATATCTTCCTTTAAGCTTGGTTTTCATCTTATTCCCCTTTCCGCATGGCCGGCAGCGTCTTCGCGTTCGTCATATCGCTTTTCATCTACATATGCCCTGGCGTGTCCCCAGAAATATTTCGTCGGCTGCATGTACTTTTCGAGCCCGGCACGCTTTATCGTTGAAAAGGCCTCCTCATTCGCTTCATCAAGCACTGTACTTTCATGAACGGTCCGTACAATCCTCCCCTCCATGATCAATTTCCCATCAACGATGACATGCTCCACATCATTCGCCACTGCTTGAAACACAAGCCGATGAACATGCATGAATTCAGGGGTCAGATGTGGCTGATGCAGATTGACCGTAATGACATCGGCTTTTTTCCCAATCTCCAGGGAGCCTATTTCATCATCCCAGCCAATGCATTTAGCAGCATCTATCGTGATCATTTCCAACAGCTTGCCTGGGGGTAAATAATAGTAATCCCTTAGGGCTGCCTGGTGAACAAACTGTGTTTTCCTCATTGCCTGGAACATATCGAAACTTGTGGAAGGGGAAGTCCCATCCGTGGAGATTGCCACAGTTGCCCCCATCTCCAATAATTCGGTTATGGGGGTACGTGCATGAACCTGGCCAAATCCAGGTGATGCACTGACGTTTGTACCTGTTTCCGCCAATATTCTTGCCTCATCAAAGGAAATGCCGCGACAGTGCTGTAAATGAACATCTGGACCCAACAAGGCATTTTCCTTATCCTGTATCGCTAAATGAATCATCCCGCCAAAGGCATCAGAGTGTATCCGTGTGTTATATTTCCTGGCAATCTCCCTTATTTTCTTCGCTTGATAAAGATCATGATCATTCAGCCCATAAAGCCTGTCAGGAGATGTGGGATTGGAAGGATCAACGGATGTAACGATGACAAATGGTGTAATGAAGGCTCTCGTGCGGTCTTCATTTGCATGGTTCAGTGCCTCGATTACAGCTTCTGCCCCCTTCAATACTCCTTCATAGGAAACTTCCTTTACCATTCTCTTTCCGTCAATCCACCTACTGAACGAATGTGGCCATGGAGGGTTACAGGGCCCGGTGCAAACCACTTCCCTGATTCCCACTTCGGCGTATGCTTTTGTGTGATTGATGGCGAAAATCGGTTCATCGGATCGTGGCATGGACCCTAAAACGCTCACACCTGTTGTTACACCCGCCTTTAATCTCTCAAGAGAGGAGAGCTTTCCTTCGTAGTACCAAAAGTCATCTGTTACAAAATGTTTATACGTATTTGTCATGATGGGCATCCAAAAATCAATATTCTCCATCG
Protein-coding sequences here:
- a CDS encoding uracil/xanthine transporter, with amino-acid sequence MKSWRSSVTLFSSFQWLFFIFANTVVVPISIGAAFDLPPNVTEMTMRSSLIFTGIACVIQGWKGHKYPIMEGHSGLLWGVMLNLGLSAPSIGLGYAEIGGGIATGLIAAGVVTIIISAFNLISYVQKIFTPMVMTVYLFLLTFQLIFVFFKGMLGITEDGEINIPVSILSLGIVFLVSILKIKGPRTISNFSILIGIIVGWIFYSLLFPEAGGEMGSASASFSFFPLGVPNLEFGIIAISFFAGLLNLCNTFASIQAASELMGDEADHKQYRNSLLMTGGFTIFAPVLGLVPYTPFTSSIGFLQSTQIYERRPFLFGGMLLTIIGLIPPFISFLATMPITVGNAVLFVAYLQLFGTAFNSVKGQHFTSDTIFRLAVPVLVGVSLMNILPNAFSGVPTLLQPFLTNGLIMGVLISIVLEKSVNWKRYEQLQN
- a CDS encoding putative thiazole-containing bacteriocin maturation protein, with translation MVNLTPSMRLKVKRDTFFLPEPNRGVYFRNNISSFRMEGGSIVQWIEKLLPMFNGNHTLSELTDGLPGPYRNRVMEIAEVLYGNGFVRDVSQDSPHQLRNQVLERYASQIEFLESCGDSGAYRFETYRKKKALAIGSGPLFLSLVSSLLESGLPAFQIFITDTVPTNRKRLNEIVAHARKTDDEVSIGEVVLEKGEEIEWQEIVQPFDTILYVSQEGDIEELRGLHSVCRQEKKILFPALIINQVGMAGPLVHPDSKGCWESAWHRLHQTVLEKNQASASFSSTAGAMLANIMVFEWFKEATGVTTAEQANQFYLLDMETLEGKWHPFIPHPEVTGKGAAKWIEDFDQMLEQKSGRGEPGKVFMYFSRLTSAESGIFHSWEEGDLKQLPLAQCRVQVVDPLSSGPAELLPDIIRSDLTHEEARRETGLAGVEAYVSRTLSQLVPTLSPLKGAGEIKESIGVGAGETFAECACRGLQSSLDTEFGNKELNQENLVAVQLAEVDDERCRYYLQALTRLQGDPIIALGEEVSGFPVVWAGTSDGWSGAVGLNVTIALRNALQKAVMKVQNQTICLTAPDLVASPVLKEEKPLNLVIPSCGVTGDSEILKSAIQVLKKNKKRIFVFELELETFLKEEMAGVFGVLLREEESG
- a CDS encoding amidohydrolase, producing MNTIYLLKNVRLECGYRKENERVTGTITGLFHLLVKDGKITKIINDGEAIPNDSPVEDAKGLLALPSFIEKHVHLDKTLMGDAWRACTPSSSVIERFENEKKVLPSIATSTCKRAESLLEILLASGSTHVRTHVDIYPEVRLQNLEQVQQALAGYSSRLSSEIVAFAQHGLLRSGSAKLVREALRNGAGIVGAVDPASVDNNIEASLVQLMDLAVEADADVDLHLHDPGHLGTFTMKRLAALTKQAGWEGRVALSHAFGIGDVSKEEAYELADILRDAGISIVTSVPINRQMPPVDLLHERGVEVSVGNDNIFDVWSPLGNGDILERAGRLAERFKWIDEVSLSRTLGYITGGKTPLDENGNRIWPKAGDAASLVLIDASCSAEAVARRSERKAVIYKGNLVSGSLYKQKQSIEL
- a CDS encoding amidohydrolase, which produces MNKAYWLTNVTLDSGFVFENERIVRTKTAPYNMYIKDGIIEELQLASSMPLKTDMPVQDAKKLLALPPFKEMHNHLDKTYLGLPWKSCTPVPNLMERLKLEAEELAELAETGRLRAERMLELLLRGGATHIRTHVNIDPYIGMKNLEEIQKALSSFKGKMTYEIVAFPQHGLLRTNSKGLMRQAMKEGAALVGGLDPGGVDNNIEASLYEMVDLAVEFDADIDIHIHDPGHLGFYTIKKLASLIEEAGWKNRAAVSHAFALGDVPIEESHELASILSNLGIAIMSTVPINRVIPPIDLLHEKGVHVALGCDGFYDSWSPFGTGDMLEKAGRLAERYNWKDEYGLSQSLQFITGGVKTLDPEGNRLWPNVGNDASMVFVDASSAAEAVARRSTRAAVMINGNLVYGGLDCESALKAN